The Cucumis melo cultivar AY chromosome 6, USDA_Cmelo_AY_1.0, whole genome shotgun sequence genome includes a region encoding these proteins:
- the LOC127149932 gene encoding uncharacterized protein LOC127149932, with the protein MTLSVTASKCPIVTTVLSFLAAIKAVASLQTFAMSLQQIQESKQQVSAKSLVFGFGVGIRVWILDFGFVVRGSGLRLWVSGFGIGIQGSGFSVRVFGFPCFWGSGSGFVNPISGFRVSLFLGFGLGVRRCGFEVVGLGFGVWVSGVSGLGFGFVVWVSGLGFRGFGFGVQGFGVQGFGVQGFGVRGSGFGVRGSGFEVQGSGFGVYGLGFKVRG; encoded by the exons ATGACTTTGTCCGTAACTGCCTCAAAGTGTCCCATAGTGACCACTGTACTTTCGTTTCTGGCAGCAATTAAAGCAGTAGCTTCACTGCAAACATTCGCAATGTCTCTCCAGCAAATCCAGGAGTCAAAGCAGCAAGTCTCTGCGAAAA GTTTGGTGTTTGGGTTTGGGGTCGGGATTCGGGTTTGGATTTTGGATTTCGGGTTTGTGGTTCGAGGTTCGGGCTTACGGTTATGGGTTTCAGGTTTCGGGATCGGGATTCAGGGTTCGGGGTTCAGCGTTCGGGTTTTCGGGTTTCCTTGTTTTTGGGGTTCGGGTTCGGGATTCGTGAATCCGATTTCGGGTTTTCGGGTTTCCTTGTTTTTGGGGTTCGG GTTGGGGGTTCGGCGTTGTGGGTTCGAGGTTgtgggtttggggtttggggtttgggttTCAGGGGTTtcgggtttggggtttgggttTGTGGTTTGGGTTTCGGGTTTGGGGTTCAGGGGTTTCGGTTTTGGGGTTCAGGGGTTTGGGGTTCAGGGGTTTGGGGTTCAGGGGTTTGGGGTTAggggttcggggttcggggttcggggttcggggttcgAGGTTCAgggttcggggttcggggttTACGGTTTAGGGTTTAAGGTTCGGGGTTAG